From one Coffea eugenioides isolate CCC68of chromosome 11, Ceug_1.0, whole genome shotgun sequence genomic stretch:
- the LOC113751831 gene encoding uncharacterized protein LOC113751831, which produces MAGNMPMPRRQYDPYSNSYNPGWRDHPNMSYGGNKQQKFIPNRQQGFQQQYQTRNQPSSASGMSLEDMVKTIASNTMKFQQDTEASSQEMKAHMQNLENQMSQLASIVNLLDSQGKGKLPSQPEVNPKNVSAMTLRSGKEIEGPAPVAPKDKNEDRIEKELEEEGMPGTNKEVIRNPRVPVKPNPPPFPSRKKLRRDERIIVGENVSAVLQRKLPPKCGDPGMFTIPCKIGNTSIRNAMLDLGASINVMPKAIYASLNLGPLKETGIIIQLANRTNAYPDGVIEDVLVQVNNLVFPADFYILDMGDERSPNPSPILLGRPFLSTARTKIDVSEGTLTMEFDGEIVHFSIFEAMKYPCHSNAIFAIGPVGSPVQVVAKKAGVTAEENHERDLVPIRKPTGWRQCIDYRKLNAVTKKDHFPLPFIDQMVERLACRAYYCFLDGFSGYFQIAIAPEDQEKTTFTCPFGTFAYRRMPFGLCNAPATFQRCMISIFSEYVERIIEVFMDDFSVYGDSFDDCLDNLTLILKRCIETNLVLNWKKCHFMVEHGIVLGHVVSSRGIEVDKTKIDVISTLPYPVTVREVRYFLGHAGFYRRFIKNFSNIGAPLFRLL; this is translated from the exons ATGGCTGGTAACATGCCCATGCCACGTAGACAGTATGACCCCTATTCCAACTCATACAATCCGGGTTGGAGGGATCATCCAAATATGAGCTATGGGggaaataagcaacaaaaattCATCCCCAATAGACAGCAGGGCTTCCAGCAACAATATCAAACAAGGAATCAACCCTCCTCTGCCTCAGGTATGTCCCTAGAAGACATGGTTAAAACCATAGCCTCTAATACTATGAAATTTCAGCAGGACACTGAGGCCAGCAGTCAAGAGATGAAGGCGCATATGCAAAACTTGGAAAATCAGATGAGTCAATTGGCCTCAATTGTCAACCTACTGGACTCCCAGGGGAAGGGAAAACTTCCATCGCAACCTGAGGTGAATCCCAAgaatgtaagtgcaatgaccCTCAGGAGTGGGAAAGAGATTGAAGGACCAGCACCAGTGGCTCCGAAGGACAAGAATGAGGACCGCATTGAGAAGGAACTTGAGGAAGAAGGAATGCCCGGCACAAATAAAGAGGTAATACGTAACCCAAGGGTTCCAGTTAAGCCTAACCCACCaccttttcctagcag GAAGAAATTGAGGAGAGATGAAAGGATAATTGTGGGAGAGAACGTATCCGCAGTGCTTCAAAGAAAACTTCCGCCCAAGTGTGGagacccaggtatgttcactATCCCTTGTAAAATAGGGAACACTAGCATTAGGAATGCCATGTTAGATCTAGGAGCCTCTATAAATGTGATGCCCAAGGCTATTTATGCTTCTCTAAATTTGGGTCCCTTAAAGGAAACTGGCATTATAATTCAATTGGCTAATAGGACTAATGCTTATCCCGATGGGGTGATAGAAGATGTGTTAGTGCAAGTGAACAATTTAGTGTTCCCAGCTGATTTTTATATTCTTGATATGGGTGATGAACGTTCTCCAAATCCATCACCAATTTTGTTGGGGAGGCCCTTCTTGAGCACGGCTcgtacaaaaattgatgttagtgAGGGCACCCTaacgatggaatttgatggagaaatagtccaTTTCAGTATATTTGAGGCCATGAAATATCCGTGTCATTCTAATGCTATTTTTGCT ATAGGCCCAGTGGGGAGTCCGGTCCAAGTGGTGGCAAAGAAAGCAGGGGTAACTGcggaagaaaatcatgaaaggGACCTCGTTCCAATTCGAAAGCCTACGGGTTGGCGCCAGTGCATCGATTACCGCAAATTGAACGCGGTGACCAAGAAGGATCATTTTCCTCTTCCATTCATCGATCAAATGGTTGAAAGGTTAGCTTGTCGTGCCTATTATTGTTTTTTAGATGGTTTCTCTGGTTATTTTCAGATAGCAATTGcaccagaggatcaagagaaaacAACTTTCACTTGCCCCTTTGGCACTTTTGCCTATCGaaggatgccatttggattgtgCAATGCCCCTGCAACATTCCAGAGGTGCATGATTAGCATTTTTTCTGAGTATGTGGAGAGAATAATTGAGGTATTCATGGATGACTTTAGTGTctatggtgatagttttgaCGATTGCTTAGATAACCTGACATTGATTTTAAAAAGATGCATTGAGACTAACCTAGTGCTCAATTGGAAAAAATGTCACTTCATGGTTGAGCACGGGATAGTTCTAGGACATGTAGTATCATCTAGAGGAATTGAGgttgataaaactaaaatagaTGTGATATctactttaccttaccccgtAACTGTACGGGAAGTTCGTTATTTTCTAGGACATGCAGGTTTCTATCGCAGATTTATCAAGAATTTCTCAAATATCGGGGCACCACTTTTCAGGCTTTTGTAA
- the LOC113753896 gene encoding probable LRR receptor-like serine/threonine-protein kinase At4g30520, whose product MCFCCFDICFDIADLFLQSVIKKKYGQDATNVGDEGDIALISRRTRKVLNCLKQLLLKLVTLVKCQRRMFVWKQAASKLRGVQVFTYTELEIATNKFSAANVIGNGGYGVVYRGILSDGTVAAIKMLHREGKQ is encoded by the exons ATGTGTTTCTGTTGCTTTGACATATGCTTTGACATTGCTGATCTCTTTCTTCAGTCTGTAATTAAGAAGAAGTATGGCCAAGATGCAACAAATGTTGGTGATGAGGGTGACATTGCTCTAATATCCAG GAGAACAAGGAAGGTCTTGAATTGCTTAAAACAGCTATTGCTAAAGCTGGTTACACTGGTAAA ATGTCAAAGGCGGATGTTTGTATGGAAGCAGGCTGCATCCAAGCTTAGGGGTGTACAAGTTTTTACTTACACAGAGCTTGAGATTGCAACAAACAAATTTAGTGCAGCAAATGTGATAGGAAATGGAGGGTATGGGGTAGTGTATAGAGGGATTTTGAGTGATGGCACTGTGGCTGCAATTAAGATGTTGCACAGAGAAGGGAAACAATGA